Proteins from a genomic interval of Lolium perenne isolate Kyuss_39 chromosome 1, Kyuss_2.0, whole genome shotgun sequence:
- the LOC127318783 gene encoding cysteine proteinase inhibitor, protein MRSIAPLRGICALALGSGRRRPLSSSTGGSAQRATHRTAAAMAKASRPCRGRFCRVPPRMPTFGRVQDAPVGYEKNPEAIELARFAVSEHNTKANTALEFERVVKTRGQLVAGTLHYFTIEVNQAGAKKLYEAKVWVKEWESFKELQEFKPAN, encoded by the exons ATGAGATCGATCGCCCCGCTTCGCGGAATCTGCGCTCTAGCTCTCGGAAGCGGCCGTCGCCGTCCTCTCTCTTCATCCACCGGCGGCTCAGCGCAGCGAGCCACGCACCGGACGGCAGCAGCGATGGCCAAGGCGTCGCGTCCCTGCCGGGGAAGATTTTGTCGCGTCCCACCACGCATGCCGACGTTCGGCAGAGTCCAGGACGCACCGGTGGGGTATGAGAAGAACCCTGAGGCCATCGAGCTTGCCCGGTTCGCAGTCTCCGAGCACAACACCAAGGCC AACACGGCGCTGGAGTTCGAGAGGGTGGTGAAGACGAGGGGACAGTTGGTGGCCGGGACCTTGCACTACTTTACCATCGAAGTCAACCAAGCCGGCGCCAAGAAGCTTTACGAGGCCAAGGTCTGGGTAAAGGAGTGGGAGAGCTTCAAGGAGCTCCAGGAATTCAAGCCGGCCAATTAA